Proteins from one Nitrospinaceae bacterium genomic window:
- a CDS encoding superoxide dismutase: protein MMAFEIPKLDYAYDALEPHVDARTMEIHHSKHHAGYATNLNNAIAGTDLDGKSIEDILADLSSAPGDKKGAINFNGGGFDNHCIYWSNMSPNGGGEPSGALADAIGDFAAFKEKFSTTAAPIQGSGWCWLCTKPGSGAVEIKAMPNQTSVRTEGYVPLLGIDVWEHAYYLNYQNRRPDYIAAWWNVVNWDNVAERLAAAS, encoded by the coding sequence CTGATGGCCTTTGAAATTCCCAAACTCGACTATGCCTATGATGCGCTGGAGCCTCATGTCGACGCCAGGACGATGGAGATTCATCACAGCAAGCACCATGCCGGTTACGCAACTAATCTAAACAATGCCATTGCGGGAACGGATCTCGATGGAAAAAGCATTGAGGATATACTTGCCGACCTTTCGAGCGCACCTGGCGATAAAAAAGGAGCGATTAACTTCAACGGCGGCGGCTTCGACAACCACTGCATCTACTGGAGCAACATGAGCCCGAACGGTGGTGGCGAGCCTAGTGGCGCCTTGGCCGATGCCATCGGCGATTTTGCAGCTTTCAAAGAAAAATTCTCCACCACGGCAGCACCTATTCAGGGAAGCGGGTGGTGCTGGTTGTGCACCAAACCCGGCTCGGGCGCTGTCGAGATCAAGGCGATGCCGAACCAGACTAGCGTCCGCACCGAGGGTTATGTGCCCCTACTCGGCATCGATGTTTGGGAGCATGCCTATTATCTCAACTATCAGAACCGTCGTCCCGACTACATTGCGGCCTGGTGGAACGTTGTGAACTGGGACAACGTGGCAGAGCGTCTGGCAGCGGCGAGTTAG
- a CDS encoding redoxin domain-containing protein, with protein sequence MTLNVGDVAPDFELPQAQNAGDKIKLSDYKGKKNVLLCFYPFDFSPVCSEQLPAYSAQADRFEKADCEVLGVSVDSPFAHAAWAESVGIDFPLLSDFFGKGTVEAYGLMHEAGFSNRAVILIDKEGKVVHAEVTPAPPELPDDEKLFAALAQLS encoded by the coding sequence ATGACGTTGAATGTCGGAGATGTTGCGCCTGATTTTGAATTACCTCAGGCACAGAATGCTGGTGATAAAATCAAGCTGAGTGATTACAAGGGCAAGAAAAATGTTCTTCTTTGCTTCTATCCCTTCGATTTCTCGCCCGTATGCAGCGAGCAGCTTCCTGCATACTCTGCCCAGGCAGATCGTTTCGAGAAAGCCGATTGCGAGGTTCTTGGTGTTAGTGTGGACAGCCCGTTTGCGCATGCTGCGTGGGCTGAATCGGTCGGGATTGATTTTCCACTTTTGAGTGATTTTTTTGGAAAAGGTACGGTCGAGGCCTACGGGTTGATGCACGAGGCGGGCTTCAGCAATCGGGCCGTAATTCTTATCGACAAGGAAGGCAAGGTTGTTCACGCCGAGGTGACGCCTGCTCCGCCGGAATTGCCGGATGATGAAAAGCTATTCGCAGCGCTTGCGCAATTAAGCTAA
- a CDS encoding response regulator, translated as MDGFEAIEALKADHKTREIPILAVTAQGMTRDRNRVRDLGAEDLITRPIDLKKLEKSFHQALENNQTPTNVS; from the coding sequence ATGGACGGATTCGAGGCCATCGAGGCGCTAAAGGCAGACCACAAGACACGAGAGATTCCCATCCTCGCTGTCACCGCTCAGGGCATGACCCGCGACCGAAACCGCGTCCGCGATCTGGGCGCAGAGGATCTCATAACTAGACCCATTGACCTCAAAAAGCTAGAAAAGTCGTTCCACCAGGCACTCGAAAATAATCAAACCCCCACCAATGTCTCTTGA
- a CDS encoding cyclic nucleotide-binding domain-containing protein yields the protein MLSTIEKALFLKSVNLFEAMSPEQLKILTNISEEVTYETGDILFNEGDPAEHLYIIVDGEINILKSHGTPEEVRLAILGEKTSFGEIALFGSEGRSATAIANRDSTFLSMEKEHLHLLIQENPAISTAIVFQLANLIRDNNKQQSRFEKTEEFDKVAAGDSVENMRQYFRYAVPGVVDVPALSNDMASLHNVSAGGLLLSLTNEPKPEDEFGVSIKINDKVYNWEKVSIVWASKGDNEEFPWTVGLKVNIPQDEQDKLSSSLKDMVN from the coding sequence ATGCTCTCGACAATCGAAAAAGCGCTCTTCCTCAAATCGGTCAATCTCTTTGAGGCCATGTCTCCCGAGCAGCTTAAGATCCTGACAAATATTTCAGAGGAAGTGACCTACGAAACTGGCGATATTTTGTTTAACGAGGGTGACCCCGCAGAGCATCTTTACATAATTGTGGATGGGGAAATTAATATTTTAAAATCCCATGGAACGCCAGAGGAAGTGCGACTCGCCATTCTTGGTGAAAAAACATCGTTTGGGGAAATAGCACTTTTCGGCTCCGAGGGGCGCTCTGCAACAGCGATAGCTAACAGGGATTCCACTTTCCTCTCGATGGAGAAGGAGCACTTACATTTACTGATTCAGGAAAATCCTGCCATCTCCACCGCCATCGTTTTTCAGCTTGCCAACTTGATCCGGGATAACAATAAACAGCAATCCCGATTCGAGAAGACAGAGGAATTCGATAAAGTAGCGGCGGGGGATTCTGTTGAAAATATGCGCCAATATTTTCGCTACGCCGTACCGGGTGTGGTGGATGTTCCCGCGCTTTCCAATGACATGGCATCCCTCCACAATGTTTCGGCGGGAGGTCTTCTGCTTTCACTGACAAACGAGCCCAAGCCTGAGGATGAATTCGGTGTTTCGATCAAAATCAACGACAAAGTATATAACTGGGAAAAAGTGTCGATTGTATGGGCAAGCAAAGGGGACAATGAAGAATTCCCTTGGACAGTAGGCCTCAAAGTTAACATTCCCCAAGATGAACAAGACAAGCTATCTAGTTCGCTAAAGGATATGGTCAATTAA